The following coding sequences lie in one Streptomyces venezuelae genomic window:
- a CDS encoding ATP-dependent DNA helicase UvrD2, translating into MPVLVRPAPPPCGQRAHPPPETWQAGWVTSATHSTLFPQVPDSPDAVLDGLDPEQREVATALHGPVCVLAGAGTGKTRAITHRIAYGVRAGMLQPASVLAVTFTNRAAGEMRGRLRQLGASGVQARTFHSAALRQLQFFWPKAVGGPLPRIVDRKIKLVADAAAACRIRLDRNELRDLTSEIEWSKVTQTVPADYAAAAAKAGRDVPRDPAEIAQLYAAYEDLKRDRAVIDFEDVLLLAVGILQDRHDIAEQIRAQYQHFVVDEYQDVSPLQQRLLELWLGDRDSLCVVGDASQTIYSFTGATPDHLLNFRTRHPGATVVKLVRDYRSTPQVVHLANGLLSQARGRAADHRLELVSQRDAGPEPVYTEYVDEPAEAEGAARRIRALLADGVPASEIAVLFRTNSQSEIYEQALADANVPYQLRGAERFFERTEVREAGAALRGAARFGGNDALLDDVVDLPSQVRAVLSTKGWTTEPPAGSGAVRDRWESLAALVRLAEDFARARPEATLADLVAELDERANAQHAPTVEGVTLASLHAAKGLEWDAVFLVGLAEGMMPITYAKTDEQIEEERRLLYVGVTRARAHLSLSWALSRSPGGRPTRRPTRFLDGLRPGSGAGAAARAASGGPGGIERGSGGAAGPTEGRRQRKSRTPARCRVCGRTLTEAGEMKLMRCEDCPSDMDEGLYERLREWRSGQARQLGQPAYCVFTDKTLIAIAEAVPEDEGELARIPGVGVRKFHRFGAEVLAICAGQDRVRGADGE; encoded by the coding sequence ATTCCCGTATTAGTACGACCGGCTCCGCCTCCCTGTGGACAACGGGCTCACCCGCCTCCTGAGACCTGGCAAGCTGGCTGGGTGACATCAGCAACGCACTCCACCCTCTTCCCGCAGGTCCCGGACTCCCCCGACGCGGTGCTCGACGGGCTCGACCCGGAGCAGCGCGAGGTCGCCACCGCCCTGCACGGGCCGGTGTGCGTCCTGGCCGGTGCCGGCACCGGCAAGACCCGGGCGATCACCCACCGGATCGCCTATGGGGTCCGGGCCGGGATGCTGCAGCCCGCCAGCGTGCTGGCCGTCACCTTCACCAACCGCGCCGCCGGAGAGATGCGCGGCCGCCTCCGTCAGCTCGGCGCCTCCGGCGTCCAGGCCCGCACCTTCCACTCCGCGGCCCTGCGCCAGCTCCAGTTCTTCTGGCCGAAAGCAGTCGGTGGTCCGCTGCCCCGGATCGTCGACCGCAAGATCAAACTCGTCGCCGACGCGGCCGCGGCCTGCCGCATCCGTCTGGACCGGAACGAGCTGCGCGACCTGACCAGCGAGATCGAGTGGTCCAAGGTCACCCAGACCGTCCCCGCCGACTACGCGGCCGCCGCCGCGAAGGCCGGCCGCGACGTCCCCCGCGACCCCGCCGAGATCGCCCAGCTCTACGCGGCGTACGAAGACCTGAAGCGCGACCGCGCCGTCATCGACTTCGAGGACGTGCTGCTGCTCGCCGTCGGCATCCTCCAGGACCGGCACGACATCGCCGAGCAGATCCGCGCCCAGTACCAGCACTTCGTGGTGGACGAATACCAGGACGTGAGCCCCCTGCAGCAGCGCCTCCTGGAGCTCTGGCTCGGCGACCGGGACAGCCTCTGCGTCGTCGGCGACGCCAGCCAGACGATCTACTCGTTCACCGGCGCGACCCCCGACCACCTGCTGAACTTCCGCACCCGCCACCCGGGGGCCACGGTCGTCAAACTGGTCCGGGACTACCGCTCCACCCCCCAGGTCGTCCACCTCGCCAACGGCCTCCTCTCCCAGGCCCGCGGCCGCGCCGCCGACCACCGTCTGGAGCTCGTCTCGCAGAGAGACGCCGGACCCGAACCGGTCTATACGGAGTACGTGGACGAGCCGGCCGAGGCGGAAGGCGCCGCCCGCCGCATCCGCGCCCTCCTCGCCGACGGCGTCCCCGCCAGCGAGATCGCGGTCCTGTTCCGTACGAACTCGCAGTCGGAGATCTACGAACAGGCCCTCGCCGACGCGAACGTCCCCTACCAGCTGCGGGGCGCCGAGCGGTTCTTCGAGCGCACGGAGGTGCGCGAGGCGGGGGCGGCCCTGCGCGGCGCCGCCCGCTTCGGGGGCAACGACGCGCTCCTCGACGACGTGGTCGACCTCCCCTCCCAGGTGCGGGCCGTGCTCTCCACCAAGGGGTGGACGACCGAGCCCCCCGCGGGGTCGGGAGCGGTGCGCGACCGCTGGGAGTCCCTGGCGGCGCTGGTGCGGCTCGCCGAGGACTTCGCGCGGGCCCGGCCGGAGGCGACCCTCGCCGACCTCGTGGCGGAGCTCGACGAGCGGGCGAACGCCCAGCACGCGCCGACCGTCGAGGGCGTCACGCTGGCCTCGCTGCACGCGGCCAAGGGCCTGGAGTGGGACGCCGTGTTCCTGGTGGGCCTCGCCGAGGGCATGATGCCGATCACCTACGCCAAGACGGACGAGCAGATCGAGGAGGAGCGCCGTCTCCTCTACGTGGGAGTGACCCGCGCCCGCGCCCACCTCTCCCTCTCGTGGGCCCTCTCCCGCTCTCCGGGCGGCCGTCCCACCCGACGCCCCACCCGCTTCCTCGACGGACTGCGGCCGGGCTCCGGAGCGGGCGCGGCGGCACGGGCCGCGAGCGGCGGCCCCGGCGGCATCGAGCGGGGCAGCGGCGGGGCCGCGGGCCCGACGGAGGGCCGACGGCAGCGCAAGAGCCGTACGCCCGCCCGCTGCCGGGTCTGCGGACGGACGCTGACCGAGGCGGGCGAGATGAAGCTCATGCGGTGCGAGGACTGCCCGTCCGACATGGACGAAGGGCTCTACGAACGGTTGCGGGAGTGGCGATCCGGCCAGGCGAGGCAGCTGGGACAACCCGCGTACTGCGTCTTCACGGACAAAACCTTGATCGCCATCGCGGAGGCGGTGCCCGAGGACGAGGGCGAGCTGGCACGCATCCCCGGCGTCGGCGTCCGCAAGTTCCACCGTTTCGGCGCCGAGGTGCTCGCCATCTGTGCAGGTCAGGACCGTGTAAGGGGCGCCGACGGCGAGTGA
- a CDS encoding AIM24 family protein, with protein MNQQLAGFAPAPVAARMENHGHHMVKVAMQTGNDLFARVGSMVAYEGFVQYEPNPPAVRQVAREWMTGEGAPLMKCSGDGLLYLADYGADVVLINLAGDSLSVNGTNLLAFDASLQWGVERVKGMAKFAGQGLWNIKISGQGWVALTSRGTPIVVDCGRGEDETYVDPDALIAWSPNLKVKGKRSFKAGSLIGRGSGEAYQMGFSGEGIVVVQPSEDSTDRLRARG; from the coding sequence ATGAATCAGCAACTCGCGGGCTTCGCTCCCGCACCCGTCGCCGCCCGCATGGAGAACCACGGGCACCACATGGTCAAGGTGGCCATGCAGACCGGCAACGACCTCTTCGCGCGCGTGGGCTCGATGGTCGCCTACGAAGGGTTCGTGCAGTACGAGCCGAATCCGCCCGCCGTCCGTCAGGTCGCGCGCGAGTGGATGACCGGCGAGGGCGCGCCCCTGATGAAGTGCTCCGGAGACGGCCTGCTCTACCTCGCCGACTACGGAGCGGATGTCGTCCTCATCAACCTGGCGGGTGACTCCCTCTCGGTGAACGGCACCAACCTGCTCGCCTTCGACGCGTCCCTCCAGTGGGGCGTCGAGCGGGTCAAGGGCATGGCCAAGTTCGCCGGACAGGGCCTGTGGAACATCAAGATCTCCGGCCAGGGCTGGGTCGCGCTGACCTCCCGCGGCACGCCGATCGTCGTCGACTGCGGCCGCGGCGAGGACGAGACGTACGTCGACCCGGACGCCCTGATCGCCTGGTCCCCGAACCTCAAGGTGAAGGGCAAGCGCAGCTTCAAGGCCGGCTCCCTCATCGGGCGCGGCAGCGGCGAGGCCTACCAGATGGGCTTCTCCGGAGAGGGCATCGTCGTCGTACAGCCCAGCGAGGACAGCACCGACCGCCTCCGAGCACGGGGCTGA
- a CDS encoding mycoredoxin, whose translation MPGTVTMYSTTWCGYCRRLKGQMDREGIAYTEINIEQDPDSAAFVEKANGGNQTVPTVLFPDGSTLTNPSLAQVKQKLA comes from the coding sequence ATGCCGGGCACTGTGACGATGTACAGCACCACGTGGTGCGGCTACTGCCGCCGCCTCAAGGGTCAGATGGACCGTGAGGGCATCGCCTACACCGAGATCAACATCGAGCAGGACCCGGACTCGGCGGCCTTCGTCGAGAAGGCGAACGGCGGAAACCAGACGGTCCCCACCGTTCTCTTCCCGGACGGCTCGACCCTCACGAACCCCTCGCTGGCCCAGGTCAAGCAGAAGCTGGCCTGA
- a CDS encoding M48 family metallopeptidase has translation MPADPSPRVAGETSARRAGAPQRSTTSPSPSGAGASAVEVRRSARRRRTVSAYREGDRTVVLIPARMSEAEEQRWVNVMLDKLAAQESKRLLGDAELAERAGQLSDQYFAGRARPESVRWVTNQNTRWGSCTPAEGSIRLSHRLQGMPEYVVDYVLVHELAHLLVPGHGPRFWRLLEAYPRTERARGYLEGVVAAGRLPHLPAAREE, from the coding sequence GTGCCCGCCGACCCGTCCCCTCGCGTCGCTGGGGAGACCTCAGCGCGTCGCGCCGGAGCTCCGCAGCGCAGCACGACCAGCCCGTCGCCGTCCGGCGCGGGGGCCAGCGCGGTCGAGGTCAGACGGAGCGCGCGTCGCCGCAGAACGGTCTCCGCGTACCGGGAGGGGGACCGCACCGTCGTCCTCATCCCCGCCCGCATGTCCGAGGCGGAGGAGCAGCGCTGGGTCAACGTGATGCTGGACAAGCTCGCCGCCCAGGAGAGCAAGCGGCTCCTCGGCGACGCGGAGCTCGCCGAGCGCGCGGGACAGCTCTCCGACCAGTACTTCGCGGGCCGAGCCAGGCCCGAGTCGGTCCGCTGGGTCACGAACCAGAACACCCGGTGGGGTTCCTGCACCCCGGCCGAGGGCAGCATCCGCCTTTCGCACCGGCTGCAGGGCATGCCCGAGTACGTCGTGGACTACGTCCTCGTCCACGAGCTCGCCCACCTCCTCGTCCCGGGCCACGGCCCCCGCTTCTGGCGTCTCCTGGAGGCCTATCCCCGCACGGAGCGCGCCAGGGGATACCTCGAAGGGGTGGTCGCGGCCGGGCGTCTGCCTCATCTGCCCGCAGCCCGCGAGGAGTGA
- a CDS encoding ABC1 kinase family protein, protein MSDLPRKAVTRTAKLAALPLGFAGRATWGLGKRIGGKSAEIVGRELQQRTAEQLFKVLGELKGGAMKFGQALSVFESALPEEIAGPYRAALTKLQEAAPPMPTRTVHSVLQERLGEDWRELFLEFEDKPAAAASIGQVHRAVWTDGREVAVKVQYPGAGEALLSDLNQLSRFARLLGPLIPGMDIKPLIAELRDRVSEELDYGLEAQAQQAHADEFADDPDVVVPQVVHQSDQVLVTEWMEGTPLSEVIAEGTEEQRDRAGQLLARFLFSGPARTGLLHADPHPGNFRLLFDEKAGYRLGVLDFGTVDRLPDGLPPTIGTSLRMTLEGEADAVYDMLCAEGFVKESVDLEPQAVLDYLLPIIEPMAVEEYTFTRAWMRKHAARLADVRSPAYQLGRYLNLPPAYLLIHRVTVSTIGVLCQLGATVRMRDELEEWLPGFVEEPEEADETEETEAAEAIDAVEDGSAAVEA, encoded by the coding sequence ATGTCTGATCTTCCCCGGAAGGCGGTCACCCGAACCGCCAAACTGGCCGCGCTGCCACTCGGCTTCGCGGGGCGCGCGACCTGGGGTCTGGGCAAGCGGATCGGGGGCAAGTCGGCGGAGATCGTCGGGCGCGAGCTGCAGCAGCGCACGGCCGAGCAGCTGTTCAAGGTCCTCGGCGAGCTGAAGGGCGGCGCCATGAAGTTCGGGCAGGCACTGTCCGTCTTCGAGTCCGCGCTGCCCGAGGAGATCGCGGGACCGTACCGTGCGGCGCTGACGAAGCTGCAGGAAGCGGCGCCACCGATGCCCACCCGGACCGTGCACTCCGTGCTGCAGGAGCGGCTGGGCGAGGACTGGCGCGAGCTGTTCCTGGAGTTCGAGGACAAGCCCGCCGCCGCCGCGTCGATCGGGCAGGTGCACCGAGCCGTGTGGACGGACGGCCGCGAGGTCGCGGTCAAGGTGCAGTACCCGGGAGCTGGCGAGGCACTGCTGTCCGATCTCAATCAGCTCAGCCGGTTCGCCCGTCTGCTGGGACCGCTGATCCCGGGGATGGACATCAAGCCGCTCATCGCCGAGCTGCGGGACCGTGTGTCGGAGGAGCTGGACTACGGCTTGGAGGCCCAGGCCCAGCAGGCGCACGCCGACGAGTTCGCGGACGACCCCGACGTGGTGGTGCCGCAGGTGGTGCACCAGAGCGATCAGGTCCTGGTGACCGAGTGGATGGAGGGGACACCTCTCTCCGAGGTGATCGCGGAGGGCACGGAGGAACAGCGCGACCGGGCGGGTCAGCTCCTGGCCCGCTTCCTCTTCTCCGGTCCCGCGCGCACGGGTCTGCTGCACGCCGACCCGCACCCCGGCAACTTCCGGCTGCTGTTCGACGAGAAGGCGGGGTATCGCCTGGGGGTCCTGGACTTCGGCACGGTCGACCGGCTGCCCGACGGACTGCCCCCGACGATCGGGACGTCCCTGCGGATGACGCTGGAGGGCGAGGCCGACGCGGTCTACGACATGCTGTGCGCGGAGGGCTTCGTCAAGGAGTCCGTCGATCTGGAACCGCAGGCGGTGCTCGACTATCTGCTGCCGATCATCGAGCCCATGGCGGTCGAGGAGTACACGTTCACCCGGGCGTGGATGCGCAAGCACGCGGCCCGGCTGGCCGATGTCCGCTCGCCCGCCTACCAGTTGGGCCGGTATCTGAACCTGCCGCCCGCCTATCTGCTGATACACCGCGTGACGGTCAGCACGATCGGGGTGCTGTGCCAGCTGGGTGCGACGGTGCGGATGCGGGACGAGCTGGAGGAGTGGTTGCCCGGCTTCGTGGAGGAGCCGGAGGAGGCAGACGAGACCGAGGAGACCGAAGCCGCCGAGGCGATCGACGCGGTCGAGGACGGCAGCGCGGCGGTGGAGGCCTGA
- the nudC gene encoding NAD(+) diphosphatase encodes MTTWTDRTADRPVSLTAPSGIDRAAHHRMDEAWLAAAWSHPTTRVFVVSGGQVLIDETPEGHTELVMTPSFEAPLTEEHRYFLGTDDDGVSYFALQKDTLPGRMDQSARPAGLREAGLLLSARDAGLMVHAVALENWQRLHRFCSRCGERTVIAAAGHIRRCQACGAEHYPRTDPAVIMAVRDSEDRILLGRQVHWPEGRFSTLAGFVEPGESIEQSVRREVFEEAGVTVGDVEYVASQPWPFPSSLMLGFMADATSSEINVDGEEIHEARWFSREDLRAAFESGEVLPPYGISIAARLIELWYGKPLPKPGTVG; translated from the coding sequence GTGACCACCTGGACCGACCGCACCGCAGACCGGCCCGTCTCGCTGACCGCGCCGAGCGGCATCGACCGCGCCGCGCACCACCGCATGGACGAGGCGTGGCTCGCCGCCGCCTGGAGCCACCCCACCACCCGGGTCTTCGTGGTCTCCGGCGGTCAGGTGCTCATCGACGAGACGCCCGAGGGGCACACCGAACTGGTGATGACGCCGTCCTTCGAGGCGCCGCTCACCGAGGAGCACCGCTACTTCCTCGGCACGGACGACGACGGCGTCAGCTACTTCGCGCTGCAGAAGGACACCCTGCCGGGCCGCATGGACCAGTCGGCACGCCCCGCGGGACTGCGGGAAGCCGGACTGCTGCTGTCGGCCCGCGACGCGGGCCTGATGGTGCACGCCGTCGCCCTGGAGAACTGGCAGCGCCTGCACCGCTTCTGCTCGCGCTGCGGCGAGCGCACCGTCATCGCGGCGGCCGGCCACATCCGCCGCTGCCAGGCCTGCGGCGCCGAGCACTACCCCCGCACGGACCCCGCCGTGATCATGGCAGTCAGGGACAGCGAGGACCGCATCCTGCTCGGCCGCCAGGTGCACTGGCCCGAGGGCCGCTTCTCGACGCTCGCGGGCTTCGTCGAGCCGGGGGAGTCCATCGAGCAGTCGGTGCGGCGCGAGGTCTTCGAGGAGGCGGGCGTCACGGTCGGCGACGTCGAGTACGTCGCCAGCCAGCCCTGGCCGTTCCCCTCGAGCCTCATGCTGGGCTTCATGGCCGACGCGACCTCCTCGGAGATCAACGTGGACGGCGAGGAGATCCACGAGGCCCGCTGGTTCTCCCGGGAAGACCTGCGGGCCGCATTCGAGTCCGGGGAGGTCCTGCCTCCGTACGGCATCTCGATTGCGGCCCGACTGATCGAGCTCTGGTACGGGAAGCCCCTGCCGAAGCCGGGGACCGTGGGCTGA
- a CDS encoding TerD family protein, which translates to MAREFQRGHKAKVSDLTAGTDLYVGVQISAPGLTFDISCFGLDASERLSDDRYFIFFNQPKSPEESIQLLGAQAGDSESFRVTLDRIPQQIQRLSFTATIDGAGQMSQVASGYIRIVAGGEEVVRYAFTGAEFSTERAVMLGDFYLKDVWRFAAIGQGFDGGLDALLRNFGGEVAEEEPAAPQQQAAAPSFAPPAQAAAPPAFAAPAAAAPPQAPAPAPAPAPAPAQHFAPPQGATPPPAPAPMDPSVHAAQTVVAPLNQPPGGAVPPPPAPSPYGQPGQPPQQPQFGQVPGQQQTPPPPPGYGQQPTAPPPPGYGQQPPVGQFPGQPPAPQGAAPQGAGVSAALQKYREAPTGQRWTQQNEKLIRVDLGVADQPILARQGSMVLYQGKVEFSYKGAGFAGRIVGNATGQEMQLMRCSGRGQVFLAEEATHLHPIELQGDAICVSAENVLAFDETLQHEVRRIEGHGIPGGALFVMQFQGTGTVVVKTHGVPVVLPVTPTTFADCHAVVAWSAAAQAIVSSQVRLRSNAYAGSTGESVNLQFRGAPGNFIVVQPYEV; encoded by the coding sequence ATGGCCAGGGAATTCCAACGCGGCCACAAGGCCAAGGTCAGTGACCTCACCGCCGGAACGGATCTGTACGTCGGCGTACAGATCTCGGCGCCGGGACTGACGTTCGACATCAGTTGCTTCGGCCTGGACGCGAGCGAGCGGCTCTCGGACGACCGTTACTTCATCTTCTTCAACCAGCCGAAGTCGCCCGAGGAGTCGATCCAGCTCCTGGGTGCCCAGGCCGGCGACTCCGAGTCCTTCCGGGTCACCCTCGACCGCATTCCGCAGCAGATCCAGCGCCTCTCGTTCACGGCGACGATCGACGGCGCCGGGCAGATGTCGCAGGTCGCCTCCGGGTACATCCGCATCGTCGCGGGCGGCGAGGAAGTGGTGCGCTACGCCTTCACCGGCGCGGAGTTCTCCACCGAGCGCGCCGTCATGCTGGGCGACTTCTACTTGAAGGACGTCTGGCGCTTCGCCGCCATCGGGCAGGGCTTCGACGGCGGTCTCGACGCGCTCCTGCGGAACTTCGGCGGCGAGGTCGCCGAGGAGGAGCCCGCCGCCCCGCAGCAGCAGGCCGCCGCGCCCTCCTTCGCGCCGCCCGCCCAGGCCGCGGCGCCGCCCGCGTTCGCCGCCCCGGCCGCCGCCGCGCCCCCGCAGGCGCCCGCCCCGGCCCCCGCACCCGCCCCGGCCCCCGCGCAGCACTTCGCACCGCCGCAGGGCGCCACGCCGCCCCCGGCGCCCGCCCCCATGGACCCGTCGGTGCACGCGGCGCAGACCGTCGTGGCACCGCTGAACCAGCCGCCGGGAGGGGCCGTGCCGCCCCCGCCGGCCCCCTCGCCGTACGGCCAGCCGGGGCAGCCCCCGCAGCAGCCGCAGTTCGGCCAGGTCCCCGGCCAGCAGCAGACTCCGCCGCCGCCCCCGGGGTACGGCCAGCAGCCCACCGCCCCGCCGCCGCCCGGCTACGGCCAGCAGCCCCCGGTCGGTCAGTTCCCCGGCCAGCCCCCCGCCCCGCAGGGCGCGGCACCTCAGGGCGCCGGTGTGTCCGCGGCTCTCCAGAAGTACCGCGAGGCCCCCACCGGCCAGCGCTGGACGCAGCAGAACGAGAAGCTGATCCGCGTCGATCTCGGCGTCGCCGACCAGCCGATCCTGGCCCGCCAGGGCAGCATGGTGCTCTACCAGGGCAAGGTCGAGTTCAGCTACAAGGGCGCGGGCTTCGCCGGCCGCATCGTGGGCAACGCCACCGGTCAGGAGATGCAGCTGATGCGCTGCTCGGGCCGCGGTCAGGTCTTCCTCGCCGAGGAGGCCACCCACCTGCACCCCATCGAACTCCAGGGTGACGCGATCTGCGTCTCCGCGGAGAACGTCCTCGCCTTCGACGAGACCCTCCAGCACGAGGTGCGCAGGATCGAGGGCCACGGGATTCCCGGCGGCGCACTGTTCGTCATGCAGTTCCAGGGCACCGGCACGGTCGTCGTGAAGACCCACGGCGTACCCGTCGTGCTGCCCGTCACGCCGACGACGTTCGCGGACTGCCACGCCGTCGTCGCCTGGTCGGCCGCCGCCCAGGCGATCGTCTCCAGCCAGGTCAGGCTGCGCAGCAACGCCTACGCGGGCTCCACGGGGGAGAGCGTGAACCTCCAGTTCCGTGGCGCGCCCGGCAATTTCATCGTCGTCCAGCCGTACGAGGTCTGA
- a CDS encoding dipeptidase has translation MSETPDSAVRTYIEKHRAAFLDHLSEWLRIPSVSAQPDHAGDVRRSADWLAAALKETGFPVTEVWETAGAPAVFAEWPSDDPDAPTVLVYGHHDVQPAAREDGWDTDPFEPVVRGNRLHARGAADDKGQVFFHTLGVRAHLAATGRTAPAVHLKLLVEGEEESGSPNFRALIEAHKDRIAADAVIVSDTGMWSEDTPTVCTGMRGLAECEIVLHGPDQDIHSGSFGGAVPNPATEVARLVAALHDEHGRVAIPGFYEGITELTDRERALFAELPFDEGRWLHTAKSHATHGEAGHTTLERIWARPTAEVNGIGGGYQGVGSKTIIPSSALVKLSFRLVAGQDPAHVEQTVRTWAADRIPAGIRHTVTFGGATRPCLTPLDHPALQSVVRAMGRAFEQKIRFTREGGSGPAADLQDVLGAPVLFLGISVPSDGWHAPNEKVEIDLLLKGVETTAHLWGDLAENWRDAR, from the coding sequence ATGAGCGAGACACCGGACAGCGCCGTCCGCACGTACATCGAGAAGCACCGCGCCGCCTTCCTCGACCACCTCTCCGAGTGGCTGCGCATCCCGTCCGTGTCGGCTCAGCCCGACCACGCCGGGGACGTGCGCCGCAGCGCTGACTGGCTCGCCGCGGCACTCAAGGAGACCGGCTTCCCGGTCACGGAGGTCTGGGAGACCGCCGGAGCACCCGCCGTCTTCGCCGAGTGGCCCTCCGACGACCCGGACGCCCCCACCGTCCTCGTCTACGGGCACCACGACGTGCAGCCCGCCGCCCGCGAGGACGGCTGGGACACCGACCCCTTCGAGCCCGTCGTCCGCGGAAACCGCCTCCACGCGCGTGGCGCGGCCGACGACAAGGGCCAGGTGTTCTTCCATACCCTCGGCGTCCGCGCCCACCTCGCCGCCACCGGCCGCACGGCGCCCGCGGTCCACCTCAAGCTGCTCGTCGAGGGTGAGGAGGAGTCCGGCTCACCGAACTTCCGCGCGCTCATCGAGGCTCATAAGGACCGCATCGCCGCCGACGCGGTGATCGTCTCCGACACCGGCATGTGGTCGGAGGACACCCCGACCGTCTGCACGGGCATGCGGGGCCTCGCCGAGTGCGAGATCGTGCTGCACGGCCCTGACCAGGACATCCACTCGGGCTCCTTCGGCGGCGCCGTGCCGAACCCCGCCACCGAGGTCGCCCGCCTCGTCGCCGCCCTCCACGACGAGCACGGGCGCGTGGCGATCCCCGGGTTCTACGAAGGCATCACGGAACTCACCGACCGCGAGCGCGCCCTCTTCGCCGAGCTGCCCTTCGACGAGGGCCGCTGGCTGCACACGGCCAAGTCGCACGCGACCCACGGCGAGGCCGGACACACCACCCTGGAGCGGATATGGGCCCGCCCCACCGCCGAGGTCAACGGCATCGGCGGCGGCTACCAGGGCGTGGGCAGCAAGACGATCATCCCGTCGTCCGCGCTGGTGAAGCTCTCCTTCCGGCTGGTCGCGGGACAGGACCCGGCCCACGTCGAGCAGACGGTCCGCACCTGGGCCGCCGACCGCATACCCGCCGGAATCCGCCACACGGTCACCTTCGGGGGAGCCACGCGCCCGTGCCTGACCCCGCTCGACCACCCGGCCCTGCAGTCCGTCGTCCGCGCGATGGGCCGTGCCTTCGAGCAGAAAATCCGCTTCACGCGCGAGGGCGGCTCCGGGCCCGCCGCCGACCTCCAGGACGTCCTCGGGGCGCCCGTGCTCTTCCTGGGCATCTCGGTCCCCTCCGACGGCTGGCACGCGCCGAACGAGAAGGTCGAGATCGATCTGCTGCTCAAGGGCGTCGAGACGACCGCGCACCTCTGGGGCGACCTCGCGGAGAACTGGCGCGACGCACGCTGA
- a CDS encoding WhiB family transcriptional regulator, with protein sequence MQLEAHAPSVPPSQTLPPPAPTEDPTLTPLTALTALDDAIENLGVPVPCRAYDPEVFFAESPADVEYAKSLCRTCPLMEACLAGAKERREPWGVWGGELFVQGVVVARKRPRGRPRKNPVVA encoded by the coding sequence GTGCAACTCGAAGCGCACGCCCCGTCCGTACCGCCTTCACAGACGCTCCCCCCGCCCGCACCCACGGAGGACCCGACCTTGACTCCCCTCACCGCGCTCACCGCGCTCGACGACGCCATCGAGAACCTCGGTGTACCCGTCCCCTGCCGTGCCTACGACCCGGAGGTCTTCTTCGCGGAGTCGCCGGCCGACGTCGAGTACGCCAAGTCCCTCTGCCGTACCTGCCCGCTGATGGAGGCCTGTCTCGCGGGTGCCAAGGAGCGGCGTGAGCCGTGGGGCGTCTGGGGCGGCGAGCTGTTCGTCCAGGGCGTCGTCGTTGCCCGCAAGCGGCCCCGTGGTCGCCCGCGCAAGAACCCGGTCGTCGCATGA
- a CDS encoding TOMM precursor leader peptide-binding protein, giving the protein MHPIVKPALRRGWRDLSTVQFGVAPAHALVLGPMDTATGSFLTLLDGTRGVPLLREEGRRMGLPDGHVDRLLGELSRAGLLDDSTGGGPAADALRGHGETLDRLRGDVASLSLLSPGPGDAIAKVAARRAVRVRVQGAGRVGAVVASLLAGAGVGRVEVRDGGQVRPWDVAPGGLPAESVGERRDTAARRVVRQAAPGRLPRQSRRSSAEAEGDGADLSLVIIAPRDGLDAYAPSPVAAEELLASGTPHLYAGVIEGTGVVGPLVLPGTTACAECLFRQRADRDPTWPRMLAQWRSGQSRHVPACDLALSTSVAGLAAGHALTFLDGGPSACAGVRHTASVPGFEWHSSPIWPHPSCSCGAGVSVKGDRLTAAEKPHATMAG; this is encoded by the coding sequence ATGCATCCGATCGTGAAGCCCGCGCTGCGGCGCGGCTGGCGGGACCTGAGCACCGTGCAGTTCGGGGTGGCGCCCGCGCACGCCTTGGTGCTCGGGCCGATGGACACGGCGACGGGCAGCTTTCTGACCTTGCTGGACGGCACCCGTGGGGTGCCTCTGCTGCGGGAGGAGGGCCGACGGATGGGACTGCCGGACGGGCACGTGGACCGGCTGCTGGGAGAGCTGTCGCGGGCCGGTCTGCTCGACGACTCCACCGGGGGCGGCCCGGCGGCCGACGCGCTGCGCGGGCACGGGGAGACCTTGGATCGGCTGCGGGGCGACGTGGCCTCGCTGTCGCTCCTGTCGCCGGGGCCGGGCGATGCGATTGCGAAGGTGGCGGCGCGCCGGGCCGTGCGGGTGCGGGTCCAGGGCGCAGGCCGCGTGGGCGCCGTGGTGGCCTCGTTGCTGGCGGGCGCGGGGGTCGGACGTGTCGAAGTGCGGGACGGCGGACAGGTGCGACCGTGGGATGTCGCGCCGGGCGGGCTGCCCGCCGAGTCCGTCGGTGAGCGCAGGGACACGGCCGCGCGCCGCGTGGTGCGTCAGGCCGCCCCGGGTCGGCTTCCCCGGCAGTCCCGGCGATCGTCCGCGGAGGCGGAGGGGGACGGAGCGGACCTGTCCCTCGTGATCATCGCCCCGCGGGACGGCCTGGATGCCTATGCGCCGTCCCCGGTGGCGGCCGAGGAACTGCTCGCCTCGGGCACGCCTCATCTCTACGCGGGCGTGATCGAGGGGACGGGGGTGGTCGGCCCCTTGGTCCTGCCGGGGACGACCGCGTGCGCGGAGTGTCTGTTCCGGCAGCGCGCGGACCGTGATCCCACCTGGCCGCGGATGCTGGCGCAGTGGCGCTCGGGTCAGTCGCGTCACGTGCCCGCGTGCGACCTGGCGCTGTCGACCTCGGTCGCAGGTCTCGCGGCGGGGCATGCCCTGACCTTCCTGGACGGCGGTCCCTCGGCCTGCGCGGGCGTCCGCCACACGGCCTCCGTGCCCGGATTCGAGTGGCACTCGAGCCCGATTTGGCCGCATCCATCATGCTCTTGTGGGGCGGGCGTGTCCGTTAAGGGGGATCGGCTCACCGCTGCCGAGAAGCCGCACGCAACAATGGCCGGGTAA